The Streptomyces sp. NBC_01353 genome contains a region encoding:
- a CDS encoding SigE family RNA polymerase sigma factor, with protein sequence MATAVDEDATEFHEFFERHYAELARLAHLLTGEADAADDLAADAMVALWNRWDRVRGADHPVAYARGVVAHLVRSRIRSAVRERRRVALFWDRRSERVDDPDVPAVVDVRSALRVLPFRKRACVVLRHAFDLSERDTAQVLGVSVGTVKSQTSKGMAELQRVLGPGAASELAGRKA encoded by the coding sequence GTGGCCACAGCCGTCGATGAGGACGCGACGGAGTTCCACGAGTTCTTCGAGCGCCACTACGCCGAACTTGCCCGCCTCGCCCACCTGTTGACCGGTGAGGCGGACGCGGCCGACGATCTGGCGGCGGACGCGATGGTCGCCCTCTGGAACCGCTGGGACCGGGTGCGCGGGGCCGACCACCCCGTCGCATACGCCCGCGGAGTCGTCGCCCACCTCGTCCGCAGCCGCATCCGCAGCGCCGTCCGCGAACGGCGCCGCGTCGCACTGTTCTGGGACCGGCGCTCCGAACGCGTCGACGACCCCGACGTGCCGGCGGTCGTCGACGTCCGGAGCGCGCTGCGCGTCCTGCCGTTCCGCAAGCGTGCGTGTGTGGTCCTGCGCCACGCCTTCGACCTGTCGGAACGGGACACGGCACAGGTCCTCGGCGTCTCGGTCGGTACGGTGAAGAGCCAGACCTCCAAGGGCATGGCCGAACTGCAGCGCGTCCTCGGGCCCGGAGCGGCGTCGGAACTGGCCGGGAGGAAGGCGTGA
- the xylA gene encoding xylose isomerase, translating to MAERFTPTPGGRFTPTPEDRFTFGLWTVGWQGRDPFGDATRPALDPVESVERLAALGAYGVTFHDDDLIPFGASETEREGAVKRFRAALESTGLKVPMATTNLFTHPVFKDGGFTANDRDVRRFALRKTIRNIDLAVELGATTYVAWGGREGAESGAAKDVRVALDRMKEAFDLLGQYVTEQGYDLRFAIEPKPNEPRGDILLPTIGHALAFIERLERPELVGVNPETGHEQMAGLNFPHGIAQALWAGKLFHIDLNGQSGIKYDQDFRFGAGDLRQAFWLVDLLESAGYEGPRHFDFKPVRTDGFDGVWESAKNCMRNYLILKERAAAFRADPEVQEALVASRLPELATPTAADGLAGLLADPSAYESFDPAAAAGRSMAFERLDQLALEHLLAVR from the coding sequence ATGGCGGAACGCTTCACCCCCACCCCCGGAGGCCGGTTCACCCCCACCCCCGAGGACCGGTTCACCTTCGGCCTGTGGACCGTCGGCTGGCAGGGCCGCGACCCCTTCGGCGACGCCACCCGCCCCGCGCTCGACCCGGTCGAGTCGGTCGAGCGGCTCGCCGCGCTCGGTGCGTACGGCGTCACGTTCCACGACGACGACCTGATCCCCTTCGGCGCCTCGGAGACCGAGCGCGAAGGTGCGGTCAAGCGCTTCCGGGCCGCGCTGGAGAGCACCGGCCTGAAGGTGCCGATGGCCACCACGAACCTCTTCACGCACCCGGTGTTCAAGGACGGCGGCTTCACCGCCAACGACCGCGACGTACGCCGTTTCGCGCTCCGCAAGACGATCCGGAACATCGACCTGGCCGTCGAGCTCGGCGCCACGACCTATGTCGCCTGGGGCGGCCGGGAGGGCGCCGAGTCGGGCGCGGCGAAGGACGTGCGAGTGGCGCTGGACCGCATGAAGGAGGCCTTCGACCTGCTCGGCCAGTACGTCACCGAGCAAGGCTACGACCTGCGGTTCGCGATCGAGCCCAAGCCGAACGAGCCGCGCGGCGACATCCTGCTGCCGACGATCGGGCACGCGCTCGCGTTCATCGAGCGCCTGGAGCGGCCGGAGCTGGTCGGCGTCAATCCGGAGACGGGCCACGAGCAGATGGCCGGGCTGAACTTCCCGCACGGCATCGCCCAGGCCCTGTGGGCCGGCAAGCTCTTCCACATCGACCTCAACGGCCAGTCCGGCATCAAGTACGACCAGGACTTCCGCTTCGGGGCCGGCGACCTGCGCCAGGCGTTCTGGCTGGTGGACCTCCTGGAGAGCGCCGGGTACGAGGGGCCGCGGCACTTCGACTTCAAGCCGGTGCGCACCGACGGCTTCGACGGGGTCTGGGAGTCCGCGAAGAACTGTATGCGCAACTACCTGATCCTGAAGGAGCGTGCGGCTGCCTTCCGCGCCGACCCGGAGGTCCAGGAAGCGCTGGTGGCCTCCCGGCTTCCGGAGCTGGCGACCCCCACGGCCGCCGACGGTCTCGCGGGGCTGCTCGCCGACCCCAGCGCGTACGAGTCCTTCGACCCGGCCGCGGCGGCCGGTCGTTCGATGGCCTTCGAGCGTCTGGACCAGCTGGCTCTGGAGCACCTTCTCGCGGTCCGCTGA
- a CDS encoding cellulase family glycosylhydrolase, with translation MRHPPRSSALLTGAALTMASTALAVVGTASGAAAAPPCTVDYQVVGEWAGGFQGSVTVTNNSAALSSWSLGLDFPAGQKISQGWGGKWSQSGATATAVNESWNGSLGTGASVTAGFIASWSGANTAPTSFTLNGAVCNVDPGPDPTPTPTPTSPTPTPTDPTDPPDPASGAPELSVVGTRLTDQNGATRRLLGVNRSGGEFMCVQGHGIFDGPVDDASVRAIADWKANTVRIPLNEECWLGLDNIKPEYRGTNYINAVKGLVDRVLAHGMNPIVELHWTYGQYTGNSAGCSDIHASCQKPMPNAQYTPAFWTSVADTFKNDRRVVFDLFNEPYPDRATSTTAQAWSCWRDGGTCPGIGYEVAGMQDLLDAVRATGARNLVLVPGIAYSNDLSQWLSHRPTDTAGNLAAAWHVYNFNTCSNETCWDSTLAPVAAQVPLVAGEIGENTCGHGFIDRVMKWFDDRGLSYLGWTWNTWNCSSGPALITSYDGTPTAFGIGLRDHLRALN, from the coding sequence ATGCGACATCCCCCACGCTCGTCCGCGCTGCTCACCGGAGCGGCGTTGACCATGGCGAGCACCGCTCTCGCCGTGGTCGGTACGGCCTCCGGAGCAGCGGCCGCACCTCCCTGCACGGTGGACTACCAGGTCGTCGGCGAATGGGCCGGCGGCTTCCAGGGATCCGTCACCGTCACCAACAACAGTGCGGCGCTCAGCAGTTGGAGTCTCGGCCTCGACTTCCCGGCCGGCCAGAAGATCAGTCAGGGCTGGGGCGGCAAGTGGTCCCAGTCCGGCGCGACGGCCACGGCCGTCAACGAGAGCTGGAACGGCTCCCTCGGCACGGGCGCAAGCGTCACGGCCGGGTTCATCGCCTCCTGGTCGGGCGCCAACACCGCGCCCACGTCCTTCACGCTCAACGGGGCCGTCTGCAACGTCGATCCGGGACCGGACCCGACACCCACCCCCACGCCGACGAGCCCCACACCCACCCCCACCGATCCCACCGACCCGCCCGACCCCGCTTCCGGCGCGCCCGAACTGAGCGTCGTCGGCACCCGGCTCACCGACCAGAACGGCGCGACCCGTCGTCTGCTCGGAGTCAACCGCTCCGGCGGCGAGTTCATGTGCGTCCAGGGTCACGGCATCTTCGACGGCCCGGTCGACGACGCGTCCGTCCGCGCCATCGCGGACTGGAAGGCCAACACGGTTCGTATCCCGCTCAACGAGGAGTGCTGGCTGGGCCTGGACAACATCAAGCCCGAGTACCGGGGCACGAACTACATCAATGCCGTGAAGGGACTCGTCGATCGCGTTCTCGCCCATGGCATGAACCCGATCGTCGAACTGCACTGGACCTACGGGCAGTACACCGGCAACTCGGCGGGCTGCTCCGACATCCACGCCTCCTGCCAGAAGCCGATGCCGAACGCCCAGTACACGCCGGCCTTCTGGACCTCGGTCGCCGATACCTTCAAGAACGACCGCCGGGTCGTCTTCGACCTGTTCAACGAGCCGTATCCGGACCGGGCGACCTCCACCACCGCGCAGGCATGGAGCTGCTGGCGCGACGGCGGCACCTGCCCGGGCATCGGCTACGAGGTCGCCGGAATGCAGGACCTGCTGGACGCGGTCCGGGCCACGGGCGCCCGGAACCTCGTGCTCGTCCCCGGCATCGCGTACTCCAACGATCTGAGCCAGTGGCTCTCGCACCGCCCCACCGACACGGCGGGCAATCTGGCCGCCGCCTGGCACGTCTACAACTTCAACACCTGCTCCAACGAGACGTGCTGGGACAGCACGCTCGCTCCGGTCGCCGCGCAGGTACCCCTCGTCGCGGGCGAGATCGGCGAGAACACCTGTGGTCACGGCTTCATCGACCGCGTCATGAAGTGGTTCGACGACCGCGGGCTCTCGTATCTCGGCTGGACCTGGAACACCTGGAACTGCTCCTCGGGACCGGCCCTCATCACCTCGTACGACGGCACACCCACCGCATTCGGCATCGGGCTGCGCGACCATCTGCGCGCCCTGAACTGA
- a CDS encoding LacI family DNA-binding transcriptional regulator — protein sequence MVTLADVARHAGVSASTVSYVLSGKRSISTATRERIRRSIEELGYRPHAGARALASSRTNILALMMPIRTDMYVPVLMEIAMAVTTTARAHGYDVLLLTGAEGPEAVHRVEGSALADAMIVMDVELEDPRLPHLKVAERPAVLIGLPADTTGLSCVDLDFEAAGAQCVDHLAELGHRQIAVLGEPPAVYARGTGFAERTLVGLRGAAAENSVGLLHRPCDGTYAAVAATVARIFEERPATTALVVQNEAAVEPLLALLRQQGRAVPEDVSVIAVCAGQVAAEASVPLTSIGVPAQEMGRLAVERLFAHLEGQEPAGTVLIAPELEARGSTGPAPAGGPERTGAGERGRRGHSRR from the coding sequence ATGGTGACCCTCGCCGATGTCGCACGCCACGCCGGAGTCTCGGCCAGCACCGTCAGCTACGTACTGAGCGGCAAACGGTCGATCTCCACCGCGACCCGCGAGCGCATCCGACGCAGCATCGAGGAGCTCGGCTACCGCCCGCACGCGGGCGCCCGCGCGCTCGCCAGCAGCCGCACGAACATCCTCGCGCTGATGATGCCCATCCGCACCGACATGTACGTGCCCGTCCTCATGGAGATCGCGATGGCCGTCACCACGACCGCCCGCGCCCATGGCTACGACGTCCTGCTCCTCACCGGCGCGGAGGGCCCGGAGGCGGTCCACCGCGTAGAAGGCAGCGCACTGGCCGACGCGATGATCGTGATGGACGTCGAACTCGAGGACCCGCGCCTGCCCCATCTGAAGGTGGCCGAGCGCCCCGCGGTCCTCATCGGCCTGCCCGCCGACACCACCGGACTCAGCTGCGTCGACCTGGACTTCGAGGCCGCCGGCGCCCAGTGCGTGGACCATCTCGCCGAGCTCGGCCACCGGCAGATCGCCGTCCTCGGCGAGCCGCCGGCCGTCTACGCCCGAGGCACCGGCTTTGCCGAACGCACCCTGGTGGGACTGCGCGGCGCGGCGGCCGAGAACTCCGTCGGCCTGCTCCACCGGCCCTGCGACGGCACCTACGCCGCGGTCGCCGCGACCGTCGCCCGGATCTTCGAGGAACGTCCCGCCACCACCGCACTGGTCGTCCAGAACGAGGCCGCCGTCGAACCGCTGCTCGCGCTGCTGCGCCAACAGGGGCGCGCGGTGCCCGAGGACGTCTCGGTGATCGCGGTCTGCGCCGGCCAGGTGGCGGCCGAGGCGTCCGTGCCGCTCACCTCCATCGGCGTGCCCGCCCAGGAGATGGGGCGGCTCGCCGTCGAGAGGCTCTTCGCCCACCTCGAAGGACAGGAGCCCGCCGGCACCGTCCTGATCGCACCCGAACTGGAAGCGCGCGGCAGCACGGGACCCGCCCCCGCGGGTGGACCGGAGCGCACCGGCGCCGGGGAGAGAGGCCGGCGTGGCCACAGCCGTCGATGA
- a CDS encoding glycoside hydrolase family 6 protein produces the protein MSRTTSRTALLAALGLITATGATATVMTSTAGAAAAGCKVDYQVTNQWNNGFGANVTVTNTGDPLSSWTLEWSYANGQQVTQGWNATITQSGAAVTAKDVSYNGSLATGGSTSFGFNGSHTGTNAVPATFTLNGVVCNGATQPPTTPPTTPPTTPPTTPPPTGTKADNPYAGARVYVNPEWSAKAAAEPGGTKISNQPTGVWLDRTAAIAGVNGGMGLRDHLDEALVQKGSGELVVQLVIYNLPGRDCAALASNGELGPTEIDRYKTEYIDPISAILADPKYAGLRIVTTVEIDSLPNLVTNVSGRPTATANCDVMKTNGNYVKGVGYALNKLGAIGNVYNYVDAGHHGWLGWDDNFGASAELFRTAAQAEGSTLANVHGFIVNTANYSALKENHFTINDSVNGVSVRQSKWVDWNRYVDELSYAQAMRDKLVSLGFDSKLGMLIDTSRNGWGGTARPTAPGATTSVDTYVNGGRYDRRIHLGNWCNQSGAGLGERPQAAPAAGIDAYVWMKPPGESDGASKEIPNNEGKGFDRMCDPTYTGNARNGNSMSGALGDAPLSGQWFSAQFQELMKNAYPAL, from the coding sequence ATGAGCCGCACAACGAGCCGCACCGCCCTCCTGGCGGCCCTCGGCCTGATCACGGCGACCGGCGCCACCGCCACCGTCATGACCAGCACGGCCGGAGCAGCAGCGGCCGGCTGCAAGGTCGACTACCAGGTCACCAACCAGTGGAACAACGGCTTCGGGGCCAATGTCACCGTCACCAACACCGGTGACCCGCTGAGCTCCTGGACCCTGGAGTGGTCCTACGCGAACGGCCAGCAGGTCACCCAGGGCTGGAACGCCACGATCACCCAGTCCGGCGCCGCCGTGACCGCCAAGGACGTGTCGTACAACGGCAGCCTGGCGACAGGGGGTTCGACCTCCTTCGGCTTCAACGGCTCCCACACGGGCACCAACGCCGTTCCCGCGACCTTCACGCTCAACGGAGTCGTCTGCAACGGCGCCACCCAGCCGCCGACGACCCCGCCCACCACTCCCCCGACGACGCCACCGACCACTCCGCCGCCGACGGGTACCAAGGCCGACAACCCGTACGCCGGTGCCCGGGTGTACGTGAACCCCGAGTGGTCGGCGAAGGCGGCGGCCGAGCCCGGTGGCACCAAGATCTCGAACCAGCCCACCGGCGTCTGGCTGGACCGTACGGCCGCCATCGCCGGCGTGAACGGTGGCATGGGTCTGCGCGACCACCTCGACGAGGCCCTGGTCCAGAAGGGCAGCGGCGAGCTCGTCGTGCAGTTGGTCATCTACAACCTGCCGGGCCGGGACTGTGCCGCGCTCGCCTCCAACGGCGAGCTGGGCCCCACGGAGATCGACCGGTACAAGACCGAGTACATCGACCCGATCTCCGCGATCCTCGCCGACCCGAAGTATGCGGGCCTGCGGATCGTCACCACCGTCGAGATCGACTCGCTGCCCAACCTCGTCACCAACGTGTCCGGGCGCCCGACGGCGACCGCGAACTGCGATGTGATGAAGACCAACGGCAACTACGTCAAGGGCGTCGGCTACGCCCTGAACAAGCTGGGTGCGATCGGCAACGTCTACAACTACGTGGACGCGGGCCACCACGGCTGGCTCGGCTGGGACGACAACTTCGGCGCGTCCGCCGAACTCTTCAGGACGGCCGCACAGGCCGAGGGTTCGACCCTCGCCAACGTCCACGGCTTCATCGTCAACACGGCCAACTACAGCGCGCTGAAGGAGAACCACTTCACCATCAACGACAGCGTGAACGGCGTCTCCGTACGCCAGTCGAAGTGGGTGGACTGGAACCGGTACGTCGACGAGCTGTCGTACGCCCAGGCGATGCGCGACAAGCTGGTCTCGCTCGGCTTCGACTCGAAGCTCGGCATGTTGATCGACACCTCCCGCAACGGCTGGGGCGGAACCGCCCGGCCCACCGCCCCGGGCGCGACGACCAGCGTCGACACCTATGTCAACGGCGGCCGCTACGACCGGCGCATCCACCTCGGCAACTGGTGCAACCAGTCGGGCGCGGGGCTCGGCGAACGGCCGCAGGCCGCTCCGGCCGCGGGCATCGACGCGTACGTGTGGATGAAGCCGCCGGGCGAGTCCGACGGCGCCAGCAAGGAGATCCCGAACAACGAGGGCAAGGGCTTCGACCGGATGTGCGACCCGACGTACACGGGCAACGCCCGTAACGGCAATAGCATGTCGGGGGCGCTGGGGGACGCGCCGCTCTCCGGGCAGTGGTTCTCGGCCCAGTTCCAGGAACTGATGAAGAACGCCTACCCGGCGCTGTGA
- a CDS encoding glycoside hydrolase family 48 protein, producing the protein MPPRRRPPRTRRLLTALAAALSLPLGLTAVGTTTAHAAAVQCSVDYRTNDWGSGFTAEVILTNRATTPLDGWTLTYAYSGDQKLSNGWSGTWSQSGKNVTVAHADWNRTIAAGAAVTTGAQFTYSGTNTAPTAFAVNGTSCTGAHQPPVAVLTSPAPGAVFTAGDPVPLAATAAAADGATVDKVEFYSDTTLLGTDTTAPFTLGATGLAAGSHSLYAKAYDSLGASAESAPVGITVAAGPALVATPAQFGVRQGATGTYDLKLSTQPAANVTVTVARTSGNTNLTAAPAGLTFTPANWNTAQKVTVAAAATGTGSAVFTATAPGHTKAEVTVAQLAADSTYDARFLDLHGKITNPANGYFSPEGVPYHSVETLIVEAPDHGHETTSEAYSYLIWLQAMYGKITGDWTKFNGAWDTMEKFMIPTHADQPTTGTYNASKPATYAPEHDLPSQYPARLDSAVTAGSDPIAAELRTAYGTDDIYGMHWLQDVDNVYGYGNEPGKCSAGPTATGPSYINTFQRGPQESVWETVPHPTCDNFTYGGRNGYLDLFTGDASYAKQWKFTNAPDADARAVQAAYWADIWAKEQGKGAQVTTTVSKAAKMGDYLRYAMFDKYFKKSGNCVGPTVCPAGTGKDSAHFLMSWYYAWGGATDTSAGWSWRIGSSHAHGGYQNPLAAYALSEYTPLKPKSATGAADWATSLDRQLEFYRWLQSDEGAIAGGATNSWQGRYAQPLAGTPTFHGLFYDEKPVYHDPASNQWFGFQAWSMERVAEYYRQTGDAAAKTVLDKWVGWALSKTTINPDGTYRIPSTLQWSGAPDTWNATNPGANAGLHVTVTDYTDDVGVAAAYAKTLTYYAAKSGHAEAKRVAKALLDGMWTHHQDPLGIAVAETRADYNRFDDPVYVPSGWTGTMPNGDTVNSSSTFASLRTFYQDDPAWPKIEAYLAGGAAPVFTYHRFWAQADIALAMGSYAELLE; encoded by the coding sequence ATGCCACCACGACGACGACCACCGAGAACGCGCCGGCTGCTGACCGCGCTGGCCGCGGCGTTGTCCCTGCCTCTGGGTCTGACGGCCGTCGGCACCACCACCGCCCACGCGGCGGCGGTGCAGTGCAGCGTCGACTACAGGACCAACGACTGGGGTTCGGGCTTCACCGCCGAAGTCATCCTCACCAACCGCGCCACCACCCCGCTCGACGGCTGGACCCTGACCTACGCCTACAGCGGCGACCAGAAGCTCTCCAACGGCTGGAGCGGCACCTGGTCCCAGTCCGGGAAGAACGTCACGGTCGCCCACGCCGACTGGAACAGGACGATCGCGGCCGGAGCGGCCGTCACGACCGGCGCCCAGTTCACGTACAGCGGCACCAACACCGCCCCGACCGCCTTCGCCGTCAACGGCACCTCCTGCACCGGCGCCCACCAGCCGCCGGTCGCCGTGCTCACCAGCCCCGCCCCCGGAGCTGTCTTCACCGCGGGGGACCCCGTGCCGCTGGCCGCCACCGCGGCCGCCGCGGACGGCGCGACCGTGGACAAGGTGGAGTTCTACAGCGACACCACCCTGCTCGGCACGGACACCACGGCCCCCTTCACCCTCGGCGCCACGGGTCTCGCCGCCGGCTCCCACTCGCTCTACGCCAAGGCGTACGACAGCCTCGGCGCCTCCGCCGAGTCCGCCCCGGTCGGGATCACCGTCGCCGCCGGACCCGCACTCGTCGCCACCCCTGCCCAGTTCGGGGTACGCCAGGGCGCCACCGGCACCTACGACCTGAAGCTCTCCACCCAGCCGGCCGCCAACGTCACGGTGACGGTCGCCCGCACCTCGGGCAACACCAACCTCACCGCCGCCCCGGCCGGCCTCACCTTCACCCCGGCGAACTGGAACACCGCCCAGAAGGTGACCGTCGCCGCCGCGGCCACCGGCACCGGCTCGGCCGTCTTCACCGCGACGGCCCCCGGCCACACCAAGGCCGAGGTCACCGTCGCCCAGCTGGCCGCCGACTCCACGTACGACGCCCGCTTCCTCGACCTCCACGGAAAGATCACCAACCCGGCCAACGGCTACTTCTCACCCGAAGGCGTCCCGTACCACTCCGTCGAGACGCTGATCGTCGAGGCCCCCGACCACGGGCACGAGACGACCTCGGAGGCGTACAGCTATCTGATCTGGCTCCAGGCGATGTACGGGAAGATCACCGGCGACTGGACCAAGTTCAACGGCGCGTGGGACACCATGGAGAAGTTCATGATCCCCACCCATGCCGACCAGCCCACGACCGGCACCTACAACGCCTCCAAACCCGCCACCTACGCACCCGAGCACGACCTGCCGTCCCAGTACCCGGCCCGGCTCGACTCCGCGGTCACCGCCGGCTCCGACCCGATCGCCGCCGAGCTGAGGACGGCGTACGGCACCGACGACATCTACGGGATGCACTGGCTCCAGGACGTCGACAACGTCTACGGCTACGGCAACGAGCCCGGGAAGTGCTCCGCCGGACCGACGGCGACCGGGCCCTCGTACATCAACACCTTCCAGCGCGGCCCCCAGGAGTCCGTCTGGGAGACCGTCCCCCACCCCACCTGCGACAACTTCACCTACGGCGGCAGGAACGGATACCTCGACCTCTTCACCGGGGACGCGTCCTACGCCAAGCAGTGGAAGTTCACCAACGCCCCCGACGCCGACGCCCGAGCCGTCCAGGCCGCCTACTGGGCCGATATCTGGGCCAAGGAGCAGGGCAAGGGCGCCCAGGTCACCACGACGGTCTCCAAGGCCGCCAAGATGGGCGACTACCTGCGCTACGCCATGTTCGACAAGTACTTCAAGAAGTCCGGGAACTGTGTCGGACCGACCGTCTGCCCCGCCGGCACCGGCAAGGACAGCGCCCACTTCCTGATGTCCTGGTACTACGCCTGGGGCGGCGCCACCGACACCAGCGCCGGCTGGTCCTGGCGGATCGGATCCAGCCACGCCCACGGCGGCTACCAGAACCCGCTCGCCGCCTACGCGCTCAGCGAGTACACCCCGCTGAAGCCCAAGTCGGCGACCGGCGCGGCGGACTGGGCGACCAGCCTCGACCGGCAGCTGGAGTTCTACCGCTGGCTCCAGTCAGACGAGGGCGCCATCGCCGGCGGCGCCACCAACAGCTGGCAGGGCCGCTACGCCCAGCCCCTGGCCGGGACCCCGACCTTCCACGGCCTCTTCTACGACGAGAAGCCCGTCTACCACGACCCGGCGTCCAACCAGTGGTTCGGCTTCCAGGCCTGGTCCATGGAGCGGGTCGCCGAGTACTACCGGCAGACCGGTGACGCGGCCGCCAAGACCGTGCTCGACAAGTGGGTCGGCTGGGCGCTGTCGAAGACCACGATCAACCCCGACGGCACCTACCGCATCCCCTCCACCCTCCAGTGGTCCGGAGCCCCCGACACCTGGAACGCCACGAACCCCGGCGCCAACGCCGGACTCCACGTCACCGTCACCGACTACACCGACGACGTCGGCGTGGCCGCCGCCTACGCCAAGACCCTCACCTACTACGCGGCCAAGTCCGGGCACGCCGAGGCCAAGCGGGTCGCCAAGGCCCTCCTCGACGGCATGTGGACCCATCACCAGGACCCGCTCGGCATCGCCGTCGCGGAGACCCGCGCCGACTACAACCGGTTCGACGACCCTGTGTACGTACCGAGCGGCTGGACCGGCACCATGCCGAACGGCGACACCGTGAACTCCTCGTCCACCTTCGCCTCGCTCCGCACCTTCTACCAGGACGACCCCGCCTGGCCGAAGATCGAGGCCTACCTCGCGGGCGGCGCCGCGCCCGTCTTCACGTACCACCGGTTCTGGGCCCAGGCGGACATCGCCCTGGCCATGGGCTCGTACGCCGAACTGCTCGAATAG
- the xylB gene encoding xylulokinase — MPATHPVVIGVDSSTQSTKAAVVDAATGALLAVGRARHTVTGTGGARESDPEQWWSALGEAVARGLKEAGVAASAVTGIAVAGQQHGLVVLDPAGRPLRPALLWNDTRSAPQAADLTDALGGPDAWLARAGSVPVASMTAAKWQWLCEHEPATAAATAAVRLPHDFLTERLSGVAATDPGDASGTCWYSTADGAYDPALLQLLGLAPESLPVVAPSGATRVGTLTASAAAMLGLPDSVAVAAGTGDNMAAAVGLGLGGAGHLDHPVVSLGTSGTVFAATRTRPAAPGLAGFAAADGTFLPLGCTLNCTLAVDRFADILGLDREDAVPGDGLVVLPYLDGERTPDLPHAAGLLTGLRHTTTPRAILGAAYEGAAFTVLRALDELLAACGLDPADPAVRDRPLRLIGGGARGRAWTETVRRLSGRPLVVPFATELVALGAAALAAAAASGEDPVAVATAWGTGHGELHPAAAKDHETWDRIAGTLERATPALLS; from the coding sequence ATGCCGGCGACACACCCCGTGGTGATCGGTGTGGACAGCTCCACGCAGTCCACCAAGGCAGCCGTGGTCGATGCCGCCACCGGCGCCCTGCTCGCGGTCGGCCGCGCCCGGCACACCGTCACCGGAACCGGCGGGGCGCGCGAGAGCGACCCCGAGCAGTGGTGGTCCGCCCTCGGAGAAGCCGTCGCCCGGGGACTGAAGGAAGCCGGGGTGGCCGCCTCCGCCGTCACCGGGATCGCGGTCGCCGGACAGCAGCACGGCCTGGTCGTCCTCGACCCCGCCGGCCGCCCCCTGCGCCCCGCACTGCTCTGGAACGACACCCGCTCCGCGCCGCAGGCCGCCGACCTCACCGACGCGCTCGGCGGCCCCGACGCCTGGCTGGCGCGGGCCGGCTCGGTGCCCGTCGCCTCCATGACAGCCGCCAAGTGGCAGTGGCTGTGCGAGCACGAGCCCGCCACCGCCGCGGCGACGGCAGCGGTCCGCCTGCCGCACGACTTCCTCACCGAGCGGCTCAGCGGCGTCGCCGCCACCGACCCCGGGGACGCCTCCGGAACCTGCTGGTACTCCACCGCCGACGGCGCCTACGACCCCGCGCTCCTCCAACTCCTCGGCCTCGCACCGGAGTCGCTCCCCGTCGTCGCCCCGAGCGGCGCCACCCGCGTCGGCACCCTCACCGCGTCCGCCGCGGCGATGCTCGGCCTTCCGGACAGCGTCGCCGTCGCCGCCGGAACCGGCGACAACATGGCCGCCGCCGTCGGACTCGGCCTCGGCGGCGCCGGACACCTGGACCACCCCGTCGTCAGCCTCGGCACCTCCGGCACCGTCTTCGCCGCCACCCGCACCCGTCCCGCCGCCCCCGGGCTCGCCGGCTTCGCCGCCGCCGACGGCACCTTCCTCCCGCTCGGATGCACCCTCAACTGCACCCTCGCCGTGGACAGGTTCGCCGACATCCTCGGCCTCGACCGCGAGGACGCCGTCCCCGGCGACGGACTCGTCGTCCTGCCGTACCTCGACGGCGAACGCACCCCCGACCTGCCGCACGCCGCCGGACTCCTCACCGGGCTGCGCCACACCACCACCCCGCGCGCGATCCTCGGCGCGGCCTACGAGGGCGCCGCCTTCACCGTCCTGCGCGCCCTCGACGAACTCCTCGCCGCCTGCGGGCTCGACCCCGCCGACCCTGCGGTCCGGGACCGTCCGCTGCGCCTGATCGGTGGCGGTGCCCGGGGCAGGGCCTGGACGGAGACCGTACGTCGGCTCTCCGGACGGCCCCTGGTCGTCCCGTTCGCGACCGAACTCGTCGCCCTCGGCGCCGCCGCCCTCGCCGCGGCGGCTGCCTCCGGCGAGGATCCGGTCGCCGTGGCCACCGCCTGGGGCACCGGCCACGGCGAGCTGCACCCGGCGGCGGCCAAGGATCACGAGACCTGGGACCGCATCGCCGGGACGCTCGAACGCGCCACCCCCGCCCTGCTGTCCTGA